The following proteins are encoded in a genomic region of Triticum dicoccoides isolate Atlit2015 ecotype Zavitan chromosome 1B, WEW_v2.0, whole genome shotgun sequence:
- the LOC119350203 gene encoding uncharacterized protein LOC119350203, with the protein MAGPAAAADGVPGPASTAILRALISRDHLGRGLDYRFGGPSGPAGQYPDYSDQAPPASLFRAPAPAQHGGPQQTPPLFAKLDFATYEGMEDPLNWLNQCDQFFRGQRTLASDRTWLASYHLRGAAQTWYYALEQDEGGMPPWERFQELCLLRFGPPIRGSRLAALGRLPFTSTVQDYADRFQALACHAPGVSATQRAKLFVGGLPDHIRVDIELRDPPDLQTATEENDSPDPLHPPAAPEDAAADSAATACVVSLHALAGIRGEQTMLLPVTIHGERLVALLDTGSTHNFLPESTMRRLALPTTGGERLRITVANSDRLRCHGLARDVPISIGDEHFSITCAGIDLGCFDFILGVDFLRTLGPILWDFDALMMTFWRQGRRIRWEGIGGAAAAVPHLQLAAASSEAEHPLLDSLLEQHNDLFDAPRGAEG; encoded by the exons ATGGCCGGCCCAGCAGCCGCCGCCGACGGCGTCCCAGGGCCTGCGTCCACCGCCATTCTCCGCGCCCTCATCAGCCGGGACCACCTCGGGCGCGGCCTCGACTACCGG TTCGGCGGGCCATCCGGCCCCGCCGGCCAGTACCCGGACTACTCCGATCAGGCACCTCCGGCTTCACTCTTCCGAGCCCCCGCGCCTGCTCAGCACGGCGGGCCGCAGCAGACACCGCCGCTGTTCGCCAAACTCGACTTCGCCACCTACGAGGGCatggaggaccccctcaactggctcaaccagtgcgatCAGTTCTTTCGAGGGCAGCGGACACTCGCTTCAGATCGTACCTGGCTCGCGTCCTATCATCTTCGAGGCGCAGCACAGACCTGGTACtatgccctcgagcaggacgagggcggcatgccaccgTGGGAGCGCTTCCAGGAGCTCTGTCTTCTCCGTTTTGGGCCTCCTATCCGCGGGAGCCGACTGGCGGCCCTCGGCCGTTTACCATTCACATCTACGGTGCAGGACTACGCCGATCGCTTCCAGGCCCTGGCATGCCACGCGCCGGGCGTCTCCGCGACCCAGCGCGCCAAGCTCTTTGTGGGCGGTCTGCCGGACCATATCCGCGTGGACATCGAGCTCCGGGATCCCCCCGatctccagacggcc ACCGAGGAGAACGACTCGCCCGACCCGTTACATCCGCCTGCGGCGCCCGAGGACGCGGCCGCGGATTCCGCAGCGACGGCGTGCGTCGTCTCCCTTCACGCCCTGGCCGGCATCCGGGGCGAGCAGACCATGCTGCTGCCGGTGACGATCCATGGCGAGCGCCTGGTGGCCCTGCTAGATACGGGCTCCACACACAACTTTCTGCCCGAATCGACCATGCGTCGGCTAGCCCTCCCGACGACGGGCGGGGAGCGCCTGCGGATCACAGTGGCGAACAGTGATCGCCTCCGGTGCCATGGGCTAGCCCGCGACGTTCCCATCTCCATCGGCGACGAACACTTTTCCATCACTTGTGCAGGGATCGATCTcggctgcttcgacttcatcctcgggGTGGACTTTCTCCGGACCCTCGGCCCCATCCTATGGGATTTCGACGCACTCATGATGACATTCTGGCGGCAGGGACGCCGCATCCGGTGGGAGGGCATTGGGGGCGCCGCGGCTGCCGTGCCACATCTTCAGCTGGCTGCCGCGTCCTCGGAGGCTGAGCACCCCCTGCTGGATTCTCTTCTAGAGCAGCACAACGACCTCTTCGACGCTCCGCGGG GTGCAGAAGGATGA